In the genome of Archaeoglobus neptunius, the window CTCAGCCTCATATAGGCTAAAGGCAGGGCAAACAGAGCGTCATCACTCACCCTGATTTCGTGCCTCAGATAGGCTCCAGCAGCAGGGGCTGTGTACATGTTGGAGATCGTCCTCCCAACTCCGAGATTGTCGTAACCGCCGAGGATGAAGCTGTCCACCTCCCCCCTCTCAATTCCTGCATCTTCCAGAGCCTTTCTTGCAGCTTCGAATGCAACATTGTAGAAAGGTTCCCTGTGAATTCCAAATTCTGTAAAACCTATCCCAACAATTCCGATTCTCAAAAAATCACCTCCCGTACATTTCTTCAATAAATTTTTCATATCGTTTCAAAATTACATGTCTTCGCTTTTTCATCGTCGGAGTGACTTCGCCCTTATCTATTGTGAATGCCTCAGACAGCAGTTTGAACCTCTTAATTCTCTCATGAGATGCGAGCTTGTCGTTAACGCCCTCAACGATTCTACCGTAAATTTCCAGAATCTCCGGGTTTTCCACAAGCCTTTCATCAACCGCCACAATCTCATCCTCTCCAGAAATACCTCTCACAGTCCTCGTCTTTGTTCTGTCGTAGTCTATCTGGCCTTCTTCAGCAACACCAATCAGCATCTCAAAATTCGGAACTATCAGAGCTGTAACGTATGGTCTTCTGTCTCCGATAATGACGGCATCTGAGACAAGCGGATTTTTCAGGAGTTCCTCCTCTATGGGAATTGGAGAAACGTTCTTTCCCGTGTCAAGCACCATTATGTGCTTCTTCCTTCCGAGAAAAATCAGGTATCCATCTTCATCAAACTCGCCCAGATCGCCCGTTTTCAACCACCCGTCGGGGGTGAAGACTTTTCTTGTTTCATCATCTTTTTTCCAGTAACCCTTCATCACGTTGTCTCCTCTGATGAGAATCTCCCCATCATCCGCAATCGCCTCCTCCACTCCGGGAATTGGGGGGCCTACAGTTCCGGGCTTGAATCTGCCAACGGGATTGAGATTGGACGGTGCTGCAACCTCCGTCATTCCATAGCCCTCTATCACAGGAATGCCCATTCCGTTGAACATGTAGGCAAGCTCCTTCTGAAGTTCGGCGGCAGAAGAGCACACGAACCTGACTCGCCGGAGACCAAGATTTTCTCTTATCTTGCTGTAAACAAGCTTATCGGCTAAAAACCTCTTAAAACTGAGCCATACTCCGTATTTCTCGCCTCTGCTCATTTTCTTCCCGCACTCCACTGCAACACTTCTCGACCAGTAGAACAGTTTTTTGGTAAGTCTGGACGATTTCTCCACCCTCTCAAGAATGCCCGCATTAACCCTCTCAAGTATCCTCGGCACAACCACCAGACCGACTGGATTCACAGCCCTTGAAGTTTCAAGAAACTGTTGAGGAGTGCAGAAAACTGCTGTTGCACCCCTCGAAACTCCGGCAAAGAAAACAAGCCTCTGATAGACGTGACTGAGGGGAAGATAGCAGATGTGCGGTTCGCCGGGATAGAAGGGGGTGATGGACATCACAGACAGGGCGTTGAACCTCCAGTTCCAGTGGGTGAGCATTGCACCTTTCGGCTCCCCTGTAGTACCGGATGTGTAAACTATGCTCGCCACATCATCAGGCATTACACTCATCCACCTTTCCCCGTATTCCTCATCCGTCGCTCCACTCAGTTGGCCGATCTCTTCAAGAAAAAACACCTCAACATCTTCTGGAAGGTTGTCAGCATACTTTTTCTCGGTGAAAACCAACCTGCTCTCCGAGTCGTTCAAGATATACCTAACCTGCTGCCTGTTCAGCACACTGTGTATTGTTACAACAATCCCACCGGCAGTCAGAACCGCAAAGTCTGCTATCTCCCACTCGTATCTGGTATCCGCGTAAATCGCAACCCTGTCACCCTTTTCAAGTCCAGAGGAAATCAGAACCTTCGCCAGCTCCTTAACCCTGTCCCCAAACTCCCTGTAACTGATATACTTCAGCTCTCCATCACTCCAGTACCCAATTGCTGGTATATCTGAATGCTTGGCTACTACACTCCAGAACATCTCGCTGAGCGTCTCTTTTCGCTCAATTTTGAGTTCTTCGCCCTTAACGATTTTTCTAAGCCCTGTCATGCTAAATTCTGTAACTCCTCGGCATTCCGAGGATATGCTCCGCTATGTAGTTCAGAGCCATTTGCTGCGTTACTGGAGCGAGCCTCAGCAGATTTACCTCTCTCCACCACCTCTCAACATCATATTCCTTCGCATAACCGTAACCACCAAAGGTCTGCATTGCCCAGTAAACCGCCTTGAGGGAATTTTCAACCGCAACAGCCTTCGCCATATTGGCAGCATCCCCCACTTCTCTGAAAACCGCTGCCATCTCCACCCTCTTTTTTGGATCCCTGACGTCTTCACTCCTGAATTTTGTATCGTAGAGCCACGCAGCTTTGTACATCATCAGTCTGGCACATTCCAGCGCCGCGTAAGCCTCCGCCAGGGGAAACTGCAAGCCCTGATAGCTGCCGATTGGATCAGCAAAAACTTTCCGTTGCTTCGAATACTCCACAGCCTTGCTTATCGCAAGTCTTGCTCCACCTATGGCTCCAGCAGCGGCACTCATTCTTTCCGGATTGAGAACGTCAAGCAAAAGATACCATCCCAAGTCCTTTTCACCCAGAATTGCATCCTCCCCGACACGGAGATTGTTTATACTAATTTCACATGTTTTCGAGAAGTTTATTGCGTGCTTGGGAATTGGGTTCCACTTTACAGCCTCACTGGGCAGATCCACCAGAAACAGGGTTATCCCAAGAGTTCTTTTTGGAGCTTTTTCCGGTGGTGTTGTCCTTGCAACGAGGAGCATCCCCTTTGCCCTGTCAGCACCGCTGATGAAGATCTTGTTTCCGTTTATCACCCACTCATCTCCATCCTTAACCGCTGTGGTTCTTATTGCCAGAGTGTTCGTTCCTGCATCCGGCTCGGTTAAAGCCATACAGAACTCCATCTCACCCCTTGCAATTTTGGGCAGATACTTTTCCTTCTGCTCCTCCGTTCCGTATCTCACTATTGGCAGAGCGCCAAAAACTTCGGTTAAGACAAAATACCACACCCCACCAGCCCCGCATCCATTCGCTGCCAGCTCTTCCATCGCTATTAGCAGTTCTGTCATTCCGTAGCCGCTTCCCCCATACTCCTCCGGAATCACTATACCCATGAAGCCCGCATCCGCAATTGCTCTGAAGAACTCCTCAGCAAACTCTCCGTTCTCCTCCTTCTCCCTCCAGTACTCGGGCGGGAAGTCCTTTGCTATGTCTCTCGCAGCGTTGGCAATCATCCTCTGCTCATCGGTAAATTCGAAGTTCATCTTATCACCCCTCTTATCCCTTTTTCTTCACAGCCACCCTCAGAATGCAGTTCATCACCACGTCCCCGGTCTGTTTCTCCACACTTGCCTCGATCTTCACAACTCCAAACTGTCCCCTGTCCTGCTTCTCCACAACTTTCGCCCTTGCCTTTATCGTATCGCCAATGAAAACGGGATTTGTGAAGCGAAGTCTGTCAATACCGTAAAAGGCCACTACAGTTTCCTCCAAAAATCCGAGCCTCATCAACAATCCGCTCATCACGGAGAGTGTCAGCAGTCCATGAGCGATTCTCTGCCCGAATATCGTGTTTTTAGCATATTCCGCATCAACATGTATGGGATTCCAGTCTCCGGTAAGAGATGCGAACATAACTATGTCTGCTTCGGTTATGGTTCTGCCAGCAGACACAAGCTCCATTCCCTCCTGAAAATCCTCAAAATACATACTTTCCATTTTCAATCCCCCTCCATCTTCTCTAAATAGGGCTTTGCAGCCTCAACCACCCTGAAAACAGCATCGGGATTCATGATGCTGTCAAGGTTAACAGCCTTCTCCACTTCCCACCCCAGCAGAATCTTCTTTATCGGCACCTCCAGCTTCTTATAGTTGAGCGTCATCGGGACATCAGGAACCTGAATTATGTAGTCGGCAACAAAGTAGGCACCGAGATTTTCCCTCAAAGCCCTGTTGATCTTCTCCTTAAGCTCCTCAGTAAGCTCCAATCCATGTGCAAGAACAACGAACAGGAATATTTTGCCCTTAACCTCAACCACAAGGCTGTTTATCACCTCATCAAGCCCCTCGACAACCTTGTAGAAGTCAAGGGTACCCATCCTCACACCCTTCCTTTTTATCGTCGAATCCGATCTTCCGAAGATAATGGCCGTCCCTCTGTCCGTGACCATCAACCAGTCACCGTGCCACCACACGTTTGGAAACATGCTGAAGTAGCTCTCCCTGTACCAGCTGTAGTCCTCATCATTCCAGAAGTAGAGTGGCATTGAAGGCATCGGCAATTCTACAACCAGCTCACCAACTTCGTTTATTACCGGTTTGCCCTCGATGTTGTAAGCCTCAACCTTCGTTCCAAGCCATCTGCACTGCAACTCTCCGCTCCAGACAGGCAGTATCGGACAGCCCCCAACAAAGCCGGTCATCACATCGGTCCCACCGCTTGCAGAGTTCAGCCACACATCCTCCTTGACTTTCCTGTAAACCCACTCGAATCCCTCAGGCGAAAGCGGTGCTGCAGTTGAACCTATCATCCTGACACTGCTCAGATCGTACTGCGAACCGGGCTCAAGTCCGAATTTCATGCATCCGTGCAGGAAAGGAGCACTTGTTCCAAAAATGTTCAGTTTCTCCTTCTCACATATCTGCCAGAGAGGCTGTAAGAAGTTGTAGAGGGGGCTGCCATCGTAAAACACAATTGTTGTTCCAGCCAGCAGGCCGCTCACGACAGTATTCCACATCATCCAGGATGGAGGAGAGTACCAGAGAAACCTGTCTCCCTCCTTGAAATCCATATGGAATGAGCCTTTGAAAATCTCAACCGTAATTCCCCCATGCCCGTGCACTATCGGTTTTGGGATTCCCGTAGTGCCTGAAGTGTAGAGAACCCATAGCGGATGGTCGAAGGGTACGGGCTCAAAGGTCAGCTTCTCTCTACTTTCCACAGTCTCAGGCCATAAATGAACCGGAATGTCCAGTTCAAGCTCATGGCTCTCGTACAGGTTGGGCACCAGAACAACTCTTTCAAGACTTGGAATGCCCTTAACCACCGTCTTAATGTCCTCGAGCTTGTTGAACTCTCTTCCGTTGTAGAAGTAGCCGTCAACAGCTATGAGAACCTTCGGGTCGAGCTGCTTGAATCTGTCAATTACAGCCCTTGGTGCAACCTCACCACCAACAGCCGCCCATATCGCACCGATACTTGCAGTGGCAAGCAGGGCAATAACCGCTTCGGGAACCTGACTGCAATAGGCCACAACCCTGTCTCCCTTCCTGACTCCCATCTCCTTCAGCCATGCTGCAAAGCTTGCGGTCTGCTTTTCCAGCTCAGACCAGCTTAAAGCCCTCCTGACCTCATCTTCCCGCACGTAAACAACAGCCTCTCCTTCACCAGCCTTCAGAAAAGCATGCTCCGCATAGTTCAGCGTCGCCCCCTCAAACCATTTCGCTCCCGGCATCTTTCTCTCATCCAGCACAGCCCTGTAATCGCTGTAACTCTTGATGTCAAAAAACTCCCAAACACTCTCCCAGAAATCCTCCAGCCTATCGCAGGACCAGTTCCAGATTCTCCTGTAATTCTCCACATTTTCCTTTGCACTTTCCGAAACCTCAAAATCCAATCCTCTGTTTGCGGAAAGCCACTCAACGAACTCCGCCAGATTCGAATTCCTTATAAAATCCGAGTCCGGCTCCCACAAAATTTTTGGTTCCATAATCTCCCTCCAATTTATAACATTTAATGAGCATATTTAAATTCATTATCATCTTAAAAAATTAGGTTATGAGCATGTTTGAGTATCAGGGCAGTATGAGGTCTTTGTACCTGTCTCTCAACACCCTCTTGTTTATCTTACCCACTGTTGTTTTGGGAATTTCATCCACAACAAAAACCCTATCGGGAAGCCACCACTTTGGAATTTTTCCTGTCTCTACAAAATTCTTCATCAGGAAATCAATTATTTCTTGCTCCGTTACACCTTTTCCGGGTTTTGGAACGACAACCGCTATCGGTCTCTCACTCCATTTCTCACTCCTTACACCAATCACAGCAGCTTCGCTGACTGCCGGATGCTCTAAAATTAAACCTTCAAGCCTTATTGAGCTTATCCATTCGCCTCCGCTCTTTATTACATCCTTCGCCCTGTCCAGAATCAGAATGTAGCCCTCCTCGTCCCACACTCCCAGATCGCCGGTGTGGAACCACCCCTCATTATCCCAAGACTCAGACGTCTTCTCCGGGTTCTTCCAGTAGCCTTCCGTCAAACCGGGGCTTCTGATTAGAATCTCACCCATTGTTTTGAAGTCTCTCTCCACTTCATTTCCTTCCCCATCTACTATTTTGATTTCCACAAACGGTGCAGGCAAACCCGCTTTGTTCAGATACTCCACCTGCTTCTCCCATCCCCAATACAGCATGTGATCCTTGAGCACAGCAAAGGTGAAGCCTACACCCTCAGACATCCCGAATGCTTCAATCATCTTGATTCCCAGCTCCCTTGCCCTCTCGAACAGCACTCTCTGCGGATGTTCTCCATCACACACAAACTTGAACCTGGACAGAGCATCCCTGTAGTTCTCCACGTCAGGATAGTCGAGGAGCATTTTCAGAAATACCGGAACCCCGCCCGCATAAGTGACACCCTCATTTTTAATGAGGTCGAGCATAACCTTTGGCTCATATCTTCCCGGCAAAACCTGCTTCATCCCCAGCATCGTCGCCAGATACGGAAACGTCCAGCCCATTCCGTGGAAGAATGGTGGAATATGCATGATCACATCTGCAGAGCTTAATCTGGCCGGTGATATATTTGCCGAGAGTGCCAGACCGTTGATGATGGCCTGCATAACCACCTGTCTGTGGGAGAAGTGCACGGCTTTGGGCAAACCGGTAGTGCCGGATGTAAAGTAAACAATTGCAGTTTCATTCTCACTGAGTTCTGGAAACTCGTAGCCTGACCCCTCTTTTATCAAATCCTCCCAGAAGTAAAGGGGCTTGAGAGTTGTCTCAACCTTGTCAATATCATCTCCGGTAACTATCCACCCTTTGACCGACGGTACATGTGGAGCGAGTTTCTCGGCCAGAGGCAGAAACTCGTCTCTGATTACCACAAAGTCGTCTTCGACATAACGCATCGTGTAAACTATCTCCTCAGGAGCGAGTCGAAGATTGACGCAGTGCAGAATAGATCCCATCATGGGGATGGCAAACATCCCCTCCAGATACTGGTGGGTGTTCCAGTCAATGAAGGCAATCTTCGAATTTTTAGCACCCATACTCTCCAATGAGCTAGCAATCCTCTGAAGTCTTTCATAAAACTCTCTGTAGGTGTATCTGACGACGTCCCTGTAGACAATTTCCTTTTCCGCATACGCATGCAGTGGAAAAAACAGGGTCTTCTTTACCGAAAGGTTGTATTTCAGGTTCATATTTCCACCTCCGAATCTTAACATTTAATAGTTTGAGTATTTTTAAATATTTTATCAGCATGTATAAGTGTCCCTGCTCAAGGAAAAACGAAAGATTTATTGTGTATAATATTTGATACGTATTCATGCCAAAAAGGAGGCTCCAGACGACACTTTCAGATGAGGCTTTCAGAATTATTGAAAAATACAAGGAGAAATATGGAAACATAAACGAGGTCCTGGAGGAGGCGCTAAGACTTTTAGATCGGAAAGATAAAAGCTTGAACGAGGACGACCTTCTACTCATAAGCCTGATTCAGGACCTTGATTTTACAGGGTGTGGGAGAAGTCAGTACATGTACCTCATACTTGGTGACAAGGAGAAGGCAATTGAAGAGAGTATGATGGAAACCGCCGTGGAGTGGTTTCTTAAAAAGCCGTTTCCGGAAATAGAGCTGGAGGAGTTTCTTGAAACAGTAAGGAGAGGTTGGAAGATCCTTAACAGAGTAGACTACGTTGAGATTACGAAAGGTGAGAACTGGATACAGTTTTTCTGTGAACACACGATGAGGAGAAGGGAAGTTAGCGAGTTTCTGGCAAGGCACATCCTCAATATTTACGAAAAGTATTACAGAGAAGGATGGAAAGTCGTTAAGAGTGTCTCAACCAATGGTTTTACTCTTAAGTTCTACAGAAAAGAGTGACTATTTTTCATGAGCATATATGCTCATGTAAAATCCTTAAAAATTTAATATTTGCTCATCCGATTTAGAATTGGTGGTAACGTGAGTGTTGATAGGTACGATGGTCTTCCATTTATTGCGAGGTTCAGGTGGTACACGGGAAAGATAACAGAGAGATTTTACAGAAATTTTGCAGAAAAAAAGATATTAGCCGCAAGGTGTGAAAAGTGTGGATACACGGTCGTACCACCCCGTGCAGTTTGTCCAAAATGCAGCTCCAGACTTTCTGAAGAGCATCTCGTGGAACTGAACGGTAAAGGTGTTGTTTTGAGCTATACAGTTGTAAGAAAGAAGCTCGATGGAAAGGGAAACTACGTTGAAATGGAAAAACCAGTAATAATAGCAGCCATAAAGCTGGACGGGGCCGATTCACAGATATTTTCAAAGCTAGGTGAGGTGTGGGAGAAAGACGTCCGTATAGGTCTGGAGGTCGTGCCAGTGTGGGCTGAGAAGCGGGAAGGTAAGCCTTCAGATCTGTTATACTTCAAACCGAGGTGAATGTGATGGTTGCCATTGTTGGTTACGCCGTAAGCAATCTCGAATGGGATGTGAACAAGACGAGAGAAGAGGCTGTTTTTGAGGTCGCAAAGGCAGCTTTGAAGAGTGCCGGTATAAGCAGAGAAGATGTGGGAACCGTAATATCTGCCTCGTCCGACTTTCTGGACGGGAGAACGATATCGAACTGCATGCTGATAGGTGCAAGTGGAGCCTACCTCAGAGACGAGAGCAAAGCTGAGGAGGATGGGTTGTATGCTGCACTCTATGCAATTCAGAGGCTGATGGCCGGTGTGCATGACATAGCTCTGGTCGTCGCCCATACCCATAGCTGGATATTCAATCCCCATCAGGTTACGAGATATATGCTGGAACCCTGGTTCGACAGACAGAATGACATGCTCGATGGAATTACCATAGCAGCACTGCAGATGAGGATGTACATGGCCAGACACGGAGTGTATGAGGAGGACGTGGCGGAAGTTTCAGTTAAAAACCTAAGAAATGCAAGCAAGATTTCCCACACTTTTAGAAAGATGCCCGACGTGACCGTTGAAGACGTGCTGACTTCTGAAGTGTATGCAGAACCGGTAACTGACTTAATGATTTCGCCTCCATGCGATGGTGCTGCGGCGGTGGTTATTGCCTCTGATGAGGCGGCGAAAGGTTTTGATGACCCTGTCTGGGTTAAAGGAGTGGGAAACGCATGCGACAGCTACCTTAGAGATAGAGATCTGGCGAGACTGACGTCTCTCGAAATTGCAGCCAGAAAAGCATACAGGATGGCGGGAATCGAGGAACCGTTCAGGGAAATTGACGTAGCAGAGATAACCGAGAGATTTGCCCATCAGGAGATTATGACCTATGAGGCTCTTGGATTCTGCAGAAAGGGGAACGGCGTGAGACTGCTGGAGGAGGGGATGACAGAAGTATACGGAGATTTGCCCACCAATCCAAGTGGAGGAGCTTTGGCAGGAGACCCGATATGTGCAACGGGTTTGATAAGGCTGATTGAGGCTGTGAGACAGATCAGGGGTGAGGCGGAAAACCAGGTCGAGGATTGCAGAACTGCACTGGCCCACACTCAGTGGGGAATTGCTGCCCAGAAGAATCTCGTTCTTATTTTGGGGGATGAGCCATGAGGAGAAATGTTGCGATAATCGGATGCGGACAGGCAAAGCATGGCAGGAGAACCGATGTCAATCAGGCGGAGCTTGTTGCTGAGGCCGTGTGGGCTGCGATAGAGGATGCAGGAATCTCCCCTGAGGATGTCGAAGCCTACGCTGTTGGAAACATGCAGGGTTTTGGCGGTATAGCACAGCCAGACCTTGTGTTTGCGGACTATATTGGGGCTGCTGGTAAGCCCATACAGAGAGTAGCGACCGGAGGGACTGTTGGAGGGTCCACAGCCCATCTAGGTTATTATGAAGTTGCCTCAGGAATGTATGATGTTGTCCTTGCTGTCTCATGGGAGAAGCACAGTGACAGTGCTGAACCTGGTGCCACCACGGGGCTGCTGCACGTTGCTTTTGCCAATCTCAGCTACATGATGAGAATTGGAATGGACATGAGGAGTTTTGCGATAATGGGACTGGCCGGAGCTGCAGCAGGAATATCAGCCTATCAGGCAGCATTTTACATGGCAAGATCGGGGTGCCGGATAGACCACTTCGATATGGTTGCTGCAAAGGCAAGAAGGAATGCTGCAAAGAACAGGTATGCCCACCTAAAATGGCCCGGATGCACAGCAGAGGACATAGCGAAGACTGAGATGCTGATCTGGCCCATGCGCTTTGGTCACGTATGTCCCGCCAGTGACGGAGCCTCCTGCGTGATTTACGCCAGTGAAGATGCTGTGAAAAAGCTTGCAGTCGAGAGACCGGTGGCTTGGGTGAAGGGAGTGGCCGCTTACGCTGATGAAGAAGCAGATCAGGGAGAGAGCTATCAGGGGACTGCAGTAATCGACTACTCGGATCAGACCGGAGCCATTTTGTCGGCGAAGAAAGCGTACGAGAGAGCCGGAATCAAAGACCCCAGAAAGGAGATAGATGTTGCAGAAATCTACGCCCCGTTCCCACACCAGGAACTGATGTTCAGCGAAAGATTGGGGTTTTTCGACGACGGAACGGCCTGGAAGGCAGTTGAGGAAGGAATTACAGAGATCGATGGTGACTTTCCAATTTGTCCCTCCGGTGGAGTTAATGCAACCAACGCAATAGGCTCTTCAGGGATGCAGAGGGTTGTTGAGGCAGCATTGCAGATAATGGGTAAAGCTGAGGAGCATCAGGTGCCAAAGGACGTCAGAAATGCAGTTGCACATGCATGGGGCGGACAGGTTCAGTTCAACACGATTATGGTGCTGGGAGATAAGCCAAAGAGGTGATGGTATGGGGCTGATCAAGGAGAAATATGAAAAGACCATGCAGGTTGAGGGAGAGTGGAATGTAGGAGCATACAGATGGAAAGCTCCAGCTGGATATCTTGACGAGTTCGTGAGAAATTTCAGAGACAGGAAAATCACTGGAACGCTCTGTAAAGAGTGTGGAAGAGTTTATGTACCACCAAGAGAGATCTGTGCTCGCTGTTTTACCGAAATAACGGAGAAGGTTGAGGTAAGTCAGTACGGAGAAGTTCTCGCCTTCCTAGTTTCCCCGCCGCTCCAGAAAGGGAAGGTGATTATCGCAGGAATCGACGCAGTTGAGGCAGGATTCCTGAAAGAAGGGGAAAGGGTGATACTTGCGATGGTGAGGTTCGAGGGGACTTCATCGTCAATGGTTTTGCCTCTGCTCAACGTTGAACCGGGAAAAGTGAGAGTGGGGATGAAAGTTAAAGCTGTGTGGGCTGAGGAGTGCAAAGGGGTGTTAGCAGATCTGCTCGGAGTGAAACCGGCTTATGATGTAAGGTTTGAATGAGTTATAATTTTTTCACTATTCTCTCTGCACGCATGCGTTAATCTACGAGTATATCCAAAGCCGAAAACGAAATTCGCGCTGAGCGCAAAAGCAAAATTAAGTTTCATGTATATAACTTTTTATAAATTATTAAAAAATAACTAAAGCTAAGCTTGTTTGATTCTGCCAGAGAGTTTGTTTACTGGCATAACTATGTGAAGCCACACATGATCCTGAATTTTGATGAACTTAGCCTTATCAGGCTTTTCTCAGGAAGCTGCCTGCCGAAAGGGTGTTTTATTACACCAGGTTGTTTGAGTAGTGAAATTGTTTCGGGTATCACACTAACCCCATACCCACCTATATGCGTTTTATTGGATTTGGTGGGGTGGTTTTAGAATAGGAGTGGCCTGGTAAGGGTCTCATTTTACACATACCAATGAAAATCACGAGCCAGAAAAAACTAACTCTGAGCACAGATAAAATCTTATCAATGCGTCGAGAGCTTGGTCTATCCGCTTTTCTCGAACTGCAGCTCAGACAGTATTTAGCAGTGATCAAAACCGGGTTATATGAGACGCCGGGGGTGGGATTTGAACCCACGCGGGCAAATGCCCAGTGGATCTCGAGTCCACCGCAGTGGCCTGGCTCTGCAACCCCGGCTTAATCCAGATTCGTCCGGGCTGATTTTAATCTTTCCCCTAACAAAACCCTTATATACACCTCTAAATGAGGGTTATGAAATTTAAAGGAGGGTTAGAATTGGCCGAAATAACAGAAGTTAGGATATATAAAGCGAAGGGAAACGGAAGCGTAAAGGCGTTTGCCTCCGTTAGCTTTGACAACGAGTTTGTTGTGAAAGGCTTGAGGGTTGTAGAAGGAGAAAGGGGTCTCTGGGTTAGTATGCCCAGTAGAAAAATGAAGGATGGTAGCTTTCAGGATGTTTTCCATCCAGTAAGCAAGGAGGCGAGAGATAAAATTGTGGAAGCGGTTTTGAAAGCATACCACGAGCAGGAGTAAATTTCTGAGTAACTTTTATAATCTTTTTGTCCTTCATCTGCCACAGCGTATAACTGGTGCTACAGGACGCAGATTATGCCCCGGACATAACCGAGCCGAATGTCAGAGTGTAGCAAAAATTAAATCCACTTCCGTTTAGGTTCAAACATGAGAGTTTTCGCACTTGTATTCTTAATACTTATATTTTCTCTACCTGTTCAGGCAGAAGAACTGAAAATTGCAAGAGTTGAAGTTAGAGGAGAAATAAACGAGGGTACTTACCTAACACTTCAGCATGCATATGATTTTGCTCAAAAAGAGAAATGTAATGCGATTTTTGTCGTTCTAGACACTCCCGGTGGCGTTCTAAGCTCAACACAAAAGATTGTGCAGCTTTTCATGAACAGCGAGATACCGGTCATCGTATTCGTCCCACGAGGAGGTATGTGCGCCTCTGCAGGATCCATAATCCTTCTCTCTGCCCATATTGCAGTAATGGCAAATGGAACTGCTGTTGGCGCTGCAACTCCAGTGAATATCGGATTTGGTTCCCCGACTGTCGAAAAAAAGACTGTTAACTACATTGCCGGGTATGTTAAGGACATCGCAAGTGCCAGAGGAAGAAATCCTGAGGTTGCAGAGAAGTTCGTTACGCAGGCTCTGACTCTGACTGCAGGTGAGGCTTTGAAGGAGCACATAATTGACTACCTAGCTGATAACGAAGTGGAAGCAATTGAAAAGCTCAATGGCAAAAGTGTGATTGTTAATGGCCGGGAGATAACCTTCAATTTTGATTCTTACAGAGTTCTGAATGTAAATAAACCAATTCAGGCCAGTATCTATGAAGCCA includes:
- a CDS encoding thiolase domain-containing protein; translated protein: MRRNVAIIGCGQAKHGRRTDVNQAELVAEAVWAAIEDAGISPEDVEAYAVGNMQGFGGIAQPDLVFADYIGAAGKPIQRVATGGTVGGSTAHLGYYEVASGMYDVVLAVSWEKHSDSAEPGATTGLLHVAFANLSYMMRIGMDMRSFAIMGLAGAAAGISAYQAAFYMARSGCRIDHFDMVAAKARRNAAKNRYAHLKWPGCTAEDIAKTEMLIWPMRFGHVCPASDGASCVIYASEDAVKKLAVERPVAWVKGVAAYADEEADQGESYQGTAVIDYSDQTGAILSAKKAYERAGIKDPRKEIDVAEIYAPFPHQELMFSERLGFFDDGTAWKAVEEGITEIDGDFPICPSGGVNATNAIGSSGMQRVVEAALQIMGKAEEHQVPKDVRNAVAHAWGGQVQFNTIMVLGDKPKR
- a CDS encoding septation protein SpoVG family protein — its product is MKFKGGLELAEITEVRIYKAKGNGSVKAFASVSFDNEFVVKGLRVVEGERGLWVSMPSRKMKDGSFQDVFHPVSKEARDKIVEAVLKAYHEQE
- a CDS encoding Zn-ribbon domain-containing OB-fold protein, translated to MSVDRYDGLPFIARFRWYTGKITERFYRNFAEKKILAARCEKCGYTVVPPRAVCPKCSSRLSEEHLVELNGKGVVLSYTVVRKKLDGKGNYVEMEKPVIIAAIKLDGADSQIFSKLGEVWEKDVRIGLEVVPVWAEKREGKPSDLLYFKPR
- a CDS encoding Zn-ribbon domain-containing OB-fold protein, with translation MGLIKEKYEKTMQVEGEWNVGAYRWKAPAGYLDEFVRNFRDRKITGTLCKECGRVYVPPREICARCFTEITEKVEVSQYGEVLAFLVSPPLQKGKVIIAGIDAVEAGFLKEGERVILAMVRFEGTSSSMVLPLLNVEPGKVRVGMKVKAVWAEECKGVLADLLGVKPAYDVRFE
- a CDS encoding NfeD family protein, which codes for MRVFALVFLILIFSLPVQAEELKIARVEVRGEINEGTYLTLQHAYDFAQKEKCNAIFVVLDTPGGVLSSTQKIVQLFMNSEIPVIVFVPRGGMCASAGSIILLSAHIAVMANGTAVGAATPVNIGFGSPTVEKKTVNYIAGYVKDIASARGRNPEVAEKFVTQALTLTAGEALKEHIIDYLADNEVEAIEKLNGKSVIVNGREITFNFDSYRVLNVNKPIQASIYEAISSPQLSAILLILGIYLLIFGLTSPGLVPETVGAICLILALAGLGVVNINQIGALLVVLGVILLIAELVTPTYGVLGAGSVVSIVLGLLVLFNEPLMPESFYDAFPKFVAGIGIGLGGIMTFMIIKVAQIRRKKSSVGEVVGLSGDVLEFSNGRGFARVRGEIWRIESDEELNKGDEIEVIERDGLKLKVRKIERRGRADKRDSKMDEKSGEQD
- a CDS encoding thiolase family protein codes for the protein MVAIVGYAVSNLEWDVNKTREEAVFEVAKAALKSAGISREDVGTVISASSDFLDGRTISNCMLIGASGAYLRDESKAEEDGLYAALYAIQRLMAGVHDIALVVAHTHSWIFNPHQVTRYMLEPWFDRQNDMLDGITIAALQMRMYMARHGVYEEDVAEVSVKNLRNASKISHTFRKMPDVTVEDVLTSEVYAEPVTDLMISPPCDGAAAVVIASDEAAKGFDDPVWVKGVGNACDSYLRDRDLARLTSLEIAARKAYRMAGIEEPFREIDVAEITERFAHQEIMTYEALGFCRKGNGVRLLEEGMTEVYGDLPTNPSGGALAGDPICATGLIRLIEAVRQIRGEAENQVEDCRTALAHTQWGIAAQKNLVLILGDEP